In one Liolophura sinensis isolate JHLJ2023 chromosome 11, CUHK_Ljap_v2, whole genome shotgun sequence genomic region, the following are encoded:
- the LOC135477419 gene encoding insulin-induced gene 2 protein-like: MPMIMASVGYLVLRGTVLFSVGVFFALVLNLLQVQRQVTLFPPEELASLFSSAWWVPPSCGTAAAIIGLLYPCLDNKLGEVHRYKREWSSVMRCVAVFVGINHASAKIDFANNMQLSLSLAAMSIGLWWLFDRSRSGFGLGVAIAVIATFVTQLLVYNGVYRYTEPDFLYVRSWLPCIFFSGGVTMGKIGRQLAMYDTDVEREKTD, encoded by the exons ATGCCCATGATCATGGCCTCAGTAGGGTATTTGGTCCTGAGGGGCACAGTCCTCTTCTCTGTTGGCGTTTTCTTTGCTCTGGTTCTCAATCTCCTTCAAGTCCAGCGCCAGGTCACATTGTTTCCCCCGGAGGAGCTGGCTAGCCTTTTCTCATCAGCATGGTGGGTTCCGCCCAGCTGTGGAACTGCTGCAG CCATTATTGGCCTCTTGTATCCCTGCCTCGACAACAAGTTAGGTGAGGTGCATCGCTACAAGAGGGAGTGGTCCAGCGTCATGAGATGCGTGGCCGTCTTCGTTGGAATCAACCATGCCAGTGCT AAAATCGACTTTGCTAACAACATGCAGCTGTCCCTGTCACTGGCAGCCATGTCTATAGGCTTGTGGTGGCTGTTTGACAGATCTCGAAGCGGATTTGGTCTGGGCGTGGCCATCGCCGTCATAGCAACCTTTGTGACACAGCTTTTAGTTTATAATGGTGTTTACAG gTACACTGAGCCTGATTTCCTTTATGTTCGGTCATGGTTACCGTGTATATTCTTCTCAGGAGGTGTAACAATGGGAAAGATCGGCCGACAGTTAGCCATG TATGACACTGATGTAGAAAGGGAGAAAACTGACTGA